GGTGGCTCCGACGCTGACGTGGGCCACACCGGCACCGATTCCCTATGGCACGCCGCTTTCGGTCCTGCAGCTGAATGCGGCGGCGACCGATGCGAACGGAGCGACGATCCCCGGTGTGTTTGTCTATAGTCCGGCGGCGGGAACGGTGCTCGGGCTGGGTTCGCAGACGCTGAGCGTCACCTTCACACCGTCGGATCTGTTGAGCTTTACGGTGGCCACGAAGACGGTGAACGTGGTGGTGACGGGAGTGACGGTCTCTTCGTTCACGCCGACGACAGCGACGCTGGGAGCGGGCGCGACGAAGGTGACGATCACGGGCGCGGGCTTTGTGGGCAACTCGGTGGTCCAGGTAAACGGAACAGCCATTCCGACGACGCTGGTCAATCCGACGACGTTGACTGCGGTCATTCCGGTCGCCGATTTCCTGACGGTGGGGACGCTGCAGATCACGGTGCTCGACCCGACCGTCTCTTCGATGAGCACGGCGATGACGTTCACGGTGACGGCACCTGCTGTGACGGTGGTGGTGAGCGCACCGCCTACGGTGACGCCGGGAAGCCAGCCGACGATCAACTTCACGATTACCCAGCCTTACCCGGTGGACATCACGGCGACGCTGACGCTGGGCTTCGCTGCCTCGACGACGCCGGCGGTGGACGATCCAAGCATCCAGTTCGCGGCCGGAGGCAGGACGCTGAGTTTCGTGATTCCGGCCAATACGGTCACGGTGCCGACGATCACGCTGCAGGCGGGAACGGTGGCAGGAACGATCACGGTCCCGATCACACTGACTGCGGGTGGAGCGAACGTGACGCCGTCGACCCTGCAGCCCGCGGTGATTGTGGTGCCGCCGACCATACCGACGATCAGCAGCGTTAGTACGATGCGATCGGGCAATCAACTGACGGTGGTGATGCACGGCTTCTCGAACACGCGCGAGATGGTGAATGCGAAGTTCCACTTCACCCCGGCTGCCGGAGCGAGCCTGGATACGACTGACCTGACGATCGTGGGCGACACGATCTTCAACGCGAACTGGTTCCAGACGACTGCCTCCGATCAGTATGGGTCGACGTTTACCTATACGCAGATCTTCAACACGAGCGACGATGCTACGACGATCGGGTCGGTGGATGTGACGTTGACCAATACAGTGGGAGCGTCGGAGATGAAGACGGCGCAGTAGGTCTGGCGATTTTTCGCGAGATACAGATGGTCACGCCGGTGCTTTCCCGGCGTGGCCTATAATTCTGCGATGCTTTCGATTGAACTTCCTGAAGCGACGTACCGGCGGATGGAGCTTGTCTCCGAACCGCGGATTGAGAAGGGGGGCGCGGCCGAAACCTTCTCTGTTCCCAGCAGCTTTATTGAACTCTCCGACCCGCAGCATCTGCTGTTGCAGAAGACGGCGGTGGATGGGGACAAGGAGCTGGAGGCGTTTCTTACGGCGAACGATGGGCTATATCGCTATGACTATGTGCGGTTGGGATGCAGTTTTGGGCCGCAGAATGGGGAGCGGTTCGAAAAGGCGTGGTTGAAGGTGGAGCTGAAGGCGTCGACTCCGGTTGCGGTTGATCCGCCGATGGCGTGGTCGATCTCTCCGGTGGATACGTCGCAGGAGCTGGAAGAGAGTACGAGCACGAAGTTCGGGTCGACGGCGAAGCTGCTGAGCGCGGAGATTGGGTCGTCCACGAAGATTGCGAAGAAGCTTTACAGCATGAAGGGGTATCGCGAGGGGAAGGCAAATCCTTTCTGGGAGCTTTACAGCAACCAGGCGGATGCACTGGACGGGATTGTGCGGTTCCACATGGTGGTGCGGTCGCCGGTCGCGGTGGCGACGCTGGGAGCGGTGAGGTTGGAGGCGGTGATCAGCAATAGGTCGTATGTGATCTTCCGCGAGCAGAGGCCGTTCGATGAGACTCCTAGCGCGGAGTTTGTGCTGCCGGTGCGTAGGGCTGTTTTGGGTTGAAAGCGGCTGGGGAGCTGTTTACGTCCCACCCATCGCATAAGACAAAGACGCGATGGATGGGGCACCCGGCGGTAGCGGTGGTGAAAAGCGAAATGCGGGGCCTCTCCACTCCGCTTCGCTCCGGTCGAGATGACGTTTCTGTTGGTTGGAAGGCGGGTGGGAGCGGTTTACGTCCCACCCATTGCGTAAGACAACGGCGCGATGGATGGGGCACCCGGTCTGATGGTGGCCACAGGCGGGGAAGAGGTTTACGTTCCTATATCTGGCGATGAAACTGCCAGATATAGGGTACTCGGTCTGGTCGAGATGACACTTCGTTTCTGGGTGAGGGGTTGAAGCGTGGCAGAGGCGGTTGTGGATTCGAGTCCGATTCTGGAGTTGGCGACGGAGGTTGTCGAGGGCAAGTTCACGCTGGAGTATGCGGAGCAGGTCGCGGCTGGAGCGGAGTTCTACGGCAAGCTGAGCTACCCGTTGGTCTACACGACGTGCGAGGTAGTGGAGCAGGGGCTGAGCAAGAACTGGCGGCTTTGCGTGCTGGTGATGCGGGTGCTGAACGCGGCGCTTGACTCTCGGGGGAAGAGCGACGCAGCGGGGCAGCTGGCGATGGAGCTGACTGCGGTCGAGACATGGCTGGCGGTGGCGCGGGTGGCCTGCTCGGATGTACCCGATGGACGGCTGTTTCGCGATGCGGCGGCGAGGGGTGACGCGCTGGCGGAGCGTGAGGTCGGCATGACCCCTCCGGCAAATATTCTGCACCGGCTTGGGGTGCTGTATCTGGACACCTACGTTGCGGGGCGATCCAGCGGGAATCTTGAGAACCAGATGACGGCGTGGGTGGAGCGGCTCTTCGAGGAGTATTCGGAGGACGAGCTTGTGGGGGTGCCGGCGGAGGAGCTGATGATGCCGCCGGTGGACGAGGCGCTGAATAAGTCGCTGAGCTACTTTCGGCGGGCCGCTGAGCGCAGGACGGGGACGGCCCGGGGACAGACGCTGAAGGCGATCGCGCAGGCGCAGCTTTGGTTGAGTCTGTTCGAGCTGCCGTTCGATGTGAAGGAGCTTCTTGCGGCGGCGCGGGAGGCGCTAACGCTGCTTCCTGCGGACAAGTTTCCTGCGGAGACGGCTGAGCTGGGCAAGATGGTCCAGCGGTTTTCGGAGACGGCGGAGTCGAAGGTCAGTGTCGATTCGGCTGCTCTTGCGGCGGCGCGGAGTGTTGTTGCGCGGCCGGTTGAGGAGTGGGTCGCCGAGCGGGGCCGGGTGGCGACGATCGATATCTTCTCGCAGTCGGCGGGGGCTGTGCAGGAGGCTGATCCTGGGCTGGCGCTGCAGCTTTGGATGGCGATCGATGGGCTGATTCGCCAGGAGCCGGAGCCGGTGCGGAGGGCGCACGATCAGGGGCTGGTCTCGTTTGCGATGCGAGCGATGGCAGAGGACGCGCCGGAGGCTGATGGGACGCCCCTGGAGCCGGTGTTTATGAAGCTGTTTCAGACGGCTGCGGCTGAGGATTGGCCGAAGCCGAGGATGGCGTATGCGCTGCTTTCGCTTGCGGCTTCGACCACGGTGACGAACCAGGAAGATGAAGGGATGGAGGCGCTGGTGTACTGCGGCGGGCTGCTGAAGAGTGGAGCTTCGGATGAGGTGTTGGACCGGGCGGTGCCGTACCTGACGGCGGTGCTGCAGACGGGGCGGGCAGTGAACGCGTTTGAGGCTAAGGAGTTTGGAAAGTCGGCGAAGCTTTATCTGGATGCACTGACGGCGAATCTGCGGGCGGGGCAGCCGCTGGCGGCACTGGATATCGTGCGGCGGATCGTGGATCTGGCGAAGCAGGGTGGACCGGAGCAGCAGGCGGTGCTGAATGCGCTGGTGGTGGCGCTGGCGGCGAATGCTTTGGAGTTGGAGCTGGCGGCGGGGGATGCGGCCACGGGGCTGATCCAGACGTCGAGCCGGTTTGCGATGGCGCGGTTGCTGGCGACGGGAACCACGAAGACGACGACGGTGCTGTTCCTGCTGGATGCGGCGAAGGGCCGGAGGTTCCGGTCAGCGCTGGCTACGCCGGGCGGGGCGATTGCGTGGCTAAACGATCCGAGGACGCTCGAGACAGAGCAGGAGATTGCGAAGCTGCGGGCGGAGGTGGCGATGGAACCTCCGGCTACTCCGGCGGCCTTGAGCAAGAACATGGTGCTGACGGCGTATGTGAGTCCGAAGGAGATGCACGGCGGAGGTACGGCTGCGGAGCGGTTACGGAATCTGCAGATCCGGTTCGATGGGGGATTGGACCGGCAGTTGGCGACGGATGACTCAGGCGAGTGGGTGCCGGACCTTGAGACCCTGCAGGCGAAGCTGGATGAGAAGACGGTGCTGGTAATGGAGTACGTCGGGACGCATGCCACGGGAGCGCTGACGGTGACGACGTTGCTGATTGCGAGGGATGGGCTCGGGTCGGCAATCGCGATGATTCCGGATGTTCCCTTCGCGGATGTATCGATGGAGAGCGGAGAGGAGACCATTGTCGCGAACGTGGTGGGGGCGGCGGTAAGTGAGCTGCGGGACAGGATTGTGAGCCCGCCGGGGCCGTTCGCTGCGGACTCGAAGGCGCTTGAAGCGTTGGAGGGAGACCACGAGATGTATCTTGGCGGGCCGCTGGCACCGAAGCTGGCGGAGTTTCGCGGGCAGGGGAAGGACCACCTTTGCTTCGTGCCGCATGGGCCGCTGCACTACTTTCCGTTTCACCTGCTGGGGCCGGAGGACGAGCCGCTGGCGGCGGAGTGGTGCGTGACGTATCTGCCGCATCCTTACCTGCTGGAGCGGAAACCGGCGGAAGCAACGGGGCTTACGGAGCTGACTTCAATTGGGGTGAACTTTGCGGCGGGGAATGTCTTTCATCTTGAGGCGCTGGATGGATGCGAGGACGAGGCGGCTACGATTGCCTCGTCCTTTGGTCCAAGTGCCAAGCTACTGGTAGCGCCGGATGCGAACGAGGCGGCCGTACTGGCGGCGCTGGGTTCGAGCCGGAGAGTGCATATTTCGACGCATGGGTTACACACGGCGAATGCTCCGGCGTTTCAGTGCGTTTTCTTGAATGCGGGTGCGGGTGGCGATGGGATTCTGAATGCTTATGAGCTGCTCAGGCTGGATTTGAAGGGGCTGGATCTGGTGACGTTCAGCGCCTGCGAGACGGCGCTGGGGCGGTTCGATGCGGCGGACAATCTGAGGGGGATTCCGGCGGCGCTGCTGGTGGCGGGGGTGTCGACGATTGTGGGGACGCTGTGGAATGTGGAGACGAAGACTTCGACGTTCTTCTTTACGGGGTTTTATCGGTGGCTGAAGGAGACGGGGAGTAAGAAGGCGGCGTTTCGAGAGGCGCAGAAGGAGACGCGGCGGCGTTTCCCGAAGTATCGGGACTGGGGGGCGTTTCAGTTGATTGGGGCTTGGGGGTAGGGGCTGTGTCGGGTCGCGTTTGTTGCTGAAAGGTTCGGGCGGCTGTGGTGGGTGAATTTCCCCTGGGTCCTTCGACTGCGCGCTCTGCGCCGTCGCTCAGGATGACGGCAAGAGCAAGAGCAAGGGCAAAAAGCAAAGACCAATGCGGGGGTCTCTCCACTTCGCTTCGCTCCGGGCCAGATGACGCGTCTTAGGGGGTGATGATGGGTTACCAGTTGGGGGCCTGCTTGTGTATAGAACGGCTGTGGCCTTGACCCTGGGTTTTCCACATACTCATACTCGTAACAGAGGTTTCGCATATGCCGCCTGAAGTTCCGAGACAGCCCTGGCAGGATCGTCTGCATGAGACAGCCGCGCGCGTGGAAGACGAGCTGCGGCTGTTTGCGAACTACATCAACGACGAGGTTGTGCCGGACGTTCGCCGACACAGCTCGGCCGCGCTCAAGACGGCTGCGGTGGAGCTGCAGAAGCTGGCGCAGAAGCTCGATGACGTGCGGAATGCACCTCCGCCTCCGCCGAGGCCGCCTGAGGCGTGATGCGCCGATGCGGGCTCCAGTCTGGCGTGCGGGGTGCGGTTGCGCTCGTCGTGTGCGTGTGGCTGGTAGCGGGATGTCATAAGCAGAAGCAGCAGGTTTATCAGCCGACGGCGCCTACGCTGGGTGAGGAACGGCCTGCTCCTGCGCCTGCGCGGCATAAGGCTCCGACTATCGAGAGTGCGCCTGCGGATTCGGCGGGGATGATTCCGCCGGATGCGGTGCATGGGCCGCCTGCCGTGACGGAGACGGGGCTGGCGAGCTGGTATGGGCCGCCGTACTCAGGGCGCAAGGGAGCGGATGGGTCGGTGTACGACCAGAATGCGATGACCGCGGCTAGTCTGACGCTGCCGTTGGGGACGGTCGCGCGGGTGACCAACCTGACCAACAACCAGGCGGTGCTGGT
This Granulicella aggregans DNA region includes the following protein-coding sequences:
- a CDS encoding CHAT domain-containing protein produces the protein MAEAVVDSSPILELATEVVEGKFTLEYAEQVAAGAEFYGKLSYPLVYTTCEVVEQGLSKNWRLCVLVMRVLNAALDSRGKSDAAGQLAMELTAVETWLAVARVACSDVPDGRLFRDAAARGDALAEREVGMTPPANILHRLGVLYLDTYVAGRSSGNLENQMTAWVERLFEEYSEDELVGVPAEELMMPPVDEALNKSLSYFRRAAERRTGTARGQTLKAIAQAQLWLSLFELPFDVKELLAAAREALTLLPADKFPAETAELGKMVQRFSETAESKVSVDSAALAAARSVVARPVEEWVAERGRVATIDIFSQSAGAVQEADPGLALQLWMAIDGLIRQEPEPVRRAHDQGLVSFAMRAMAEDAPEADGTPLEPVFMKLFQTAAAEDWPKPRMAYALLSLAASTTVTNQEDEGMEALVYCGGLLKSGASDEVLDRAVPYLTAVLQTGRAVNAFEAKEFGKSAKLYLDALTANLRAGQPLAALDIVRRIVDLAKQGGPEQQAVLNALVVALAANALELELAAGDAATGLIQTSSRFAMARLLATGTTKTTTVLFLLDAAKGRRFRSALATPGGAIAWLNDPRTLETEQEIAKLRAEVAMEPPATPAALSKNMVLTAYVSPKEMHGGGTAAERLRNLQIRFDGGLDRQLATDDSGEWVPDLETLQAKLDEKTVLVMEYVGTHATGALTVTTLLIARDGLGSAIAMIPDVPFADVSMESGEETIVANVVGAAVSELRDRIVSPPGPFAADSKALEALEGDHEMYLGGPLAPKLAEFRGQGKDHLCFVPHGPLHYFPFHLLGPEDEPLAAEWCVTYLPHPYLLERKPAEATGLTELTSIGVNFAAGNVFHLEALDGCEDEAATIASSFGPSAKLLVAPDANEAAVLAALGSSRRVHISTHGLHTANAPAFQCVFLNAGAGGDGILNAYELLRLDLKGLDLVTFSACETALGRFDAADNLRGIPAALLVAGVSTIVGTLWNVETKTSTFFFTGFYRWLKETGSKKAAFREAQKETRRRFPKYRDWGAFQLIGAWG
- a CDS encoding septal ring lytic transglycosylase RlpA family protein, with amino-acid sequence MRRCGLQSGVRGAVALVVCVWLVAGCHKQKQQVYQPTAPTLGEERPAPAPARHKAPTIESAPADSAGMIPPDAVHGPPAVTETGLASWYGPPYSGRKGADGSVYDQNAMTAASLTLPLGTVARVTNLTNNQAVLVKITDRGPFVRGRIIDLSLAAAKATGVYRAGVAKVQVEAYPPPPSPTGIPGGRWCVQIGAFYNVEDAVQLKADLMRRYTTAKVIEFQGPTGYWVRINPKFADKATAKAVADGIHIPDAEPYLTRTD